GGGCCGTCGGTGGTGACGGGCGCCGCGTCCGGACCGCCGTAGCGCACCCAGGTGCGTGCCGGCGTGAGCGCCTGCGCGTCGACGTACTCGCCGTTCTTCTCGAGCAGCTCGCTGACGTGCCGGAGGAAGGCCATGTGCGCCTCCACGTCCTCGGGCGCCCACTGGTCCATCGGGGGCACGGGACGGTGCGGCTCCGGGCCGCCGCGGTAGTGCTTGAGGAGCAGGTACTTCGGCATCGTGGTCTCCTGGTGTCGTGGGCCGCGCCCGTCGAGGCCCTTCATCTGGTGAGCGGAGCCGGCCGGCGCTTCTCGACATCATGCCGCTCGTAAAAAGCGAAGAGCTGACGAACAGTCCCGGTCGGCCGCCGCCGATGCCGGCGGAGGCACGGTGCATCAGCAACAGGGAAGAAATCACGGCGAAACTCTTGACGCTCTCGAAGGCCGGCCCCTACGGTCCATGCACGACTCATGAAACGATTCAGGAGGGGATCGGATGACCGCCGACGCACCAGGCACGGACAGCGCTCCGCTGCTGGTCCTCGACGGCGTGACGAAGTCCTTCGGGGCCGTCGCCGCGCTGCGCGGGGTGCACCTGGCGCTGCACTCCGGTGAGGCCCACGCCCTGGTCGGCGAGAACGGGGCGGGCAAGTCCACCCTGGTGAAAATTCTGGCCGGCGCGCACGCACCGGACTCCGGCGGGATGACCCTGGACGGGCAACCGCTGCGGCTGCGCGGTCCCGCCGACGCCCGGGCCGCCGGCATCGCGGTCATCTACCAGGAGCCGACGCTCTTCCCGGACCTGTCCGTGGCGGAGAACATCTTCATGGGCCGGCAACCGCTGCGCGGCCTGCGTCGCATCGACACAGCGGCGATGAACCGCGACGCCGAGCGACTGTTTCAGCGGCTGGGGGTCCGGATCGACCCGACCCGCCCCGCGCGTGGGCTCTCCATTGCCGACCAACAGCTCGTCGAGATCGCCAAGGCGATCTCGTTCGACGCGCGCGTCCTGGTCATGGACGAGCCCACCGCCGCGCTCTCCGGTGTGGAGGTCGAGCGGCTCTTCGCGGTCGCCCGGTCGCTCTGCGAGGGTGGGGCGGCGGTGCTGTTCATCTCGCACCGGTTCAACGAGGTGTTCGACCTGTGCCATCGCATCACCGTGCTGCGCGACGGCGCCTGGGTCTCCAGCGACCACGCCGCCGACCTGAGCGTCGACGAGGTGGTGCGGCGGATGGTCGGCCGGGACGTCTCCTCGCTCTACCCGAAGCAGGACGCCGAACTGCGGGACACCCTGCTCGAGGTCCGTGGGCTGACCCGCGCCGGTGTCTTCACCGACGTGTCGTTCTCCGTCCGCGGCGGGGAGATCGTCGCACTCGCCGGGCTGGTCGGCGCCGGGCGCAGCGAGGTCGCCCGCGCCGTCTTCGGCGTCGACCGCTACGACACCGGCGAGGTGCTGGTCGCCGGCCGGGCCGTCCCGGCGGGGAACCCGGGCCGGGCTATCACCGCTGGCATGGCGCTGGTCCCCGAGGACCGACGGCAGCAGGGCCTGGTCATGGAGCTGTCGGTGGAGCGCAACGCCACCCTGGCCCGCCGCCGGGCACTGAGCCGGCTGGGCCTGCTGCTCGGCGGTGCGGAGCGTGCCGAGGCCCGCCAGTGGACGCGGCGGCTACAGGTGAAGGCCTCCCGGCTCGGCGCGCCCGTGGCCACCCTCTCCGGAGGCAACCAGCAGAAGGTCGTGCTCGCCAAGTGGCTGGCCACCGAACCACGGGTCCTGATCATCGACGAACCCACCCGTGGCATCGACGTCGGCACCAAGTCCGAGGTGCACCGGCTGCTCTCGGAGCTGGCCGGCGAGGGCCTGGCGATCCTCATGATCAGCAGCGAACTGCCCGAGGTGCTCGGCATGGCCGACCGGGTCCTGGTCATGCACGAGGGACGACTGGTCCGCGAGCTGCCCCGGGCCGAGGCGGACGAGACCTCCATCATGTTCGCCGCCACCGGTCAAGGAGCGACCGCATGAGCCTCACCGACGCCGGCGCTCCCGAACGGGCCGCCGGGAACGCCCCGACCGACCCCGGTCGGCAGCGCCGTGGCCTCACCGAGCGGCTGCTCGCCGTACGCGAGCTGAGCCTGCTGATCGCGCTCGGCGTGCTGGTCCTGGTGACCACCCTGCGCAATGATCGGTTCCTGAGCGGCCAGAGCATCAAGGACCTGCTGCTGGGCTGCGCGATCCTGGTGATCCTGGCGGTCGGCCAGACCCTGGTCATCGTCACCCGCAACGTCGACCTCTCGGTCGGCTCGATCCTGGGTCTGGTCGCCTTCGCCACCGGCTCGCTGTTCCTCTCCGCACCCGGTACGCCGTGGCCCGTGGCGCTCGTCGTGGGTGTCGCGCTGGGCGCGCTGTGCGGCGCGGTCAACGGCGGCCTGATCGCGGTGGCCCGGGTGCCCGCCCTGGTGATCACGCTCGGCACCCTCTACGCCTTCCGCGGCGTCGACTACTACTGGGCGTCCGGCCGGCAGATCAACGCCGCCGACATGCCCCCGTCGTTCCTGCGGCTGGGCAACCAGACGGTGCTCGGCGTACCGGTGCTGTTCCTCGTCGCGCTGGTCGTCGTCGTCGCCGTCGGCTTCTACCTGCGCTCCTACCGCAGCGGCCGGGAGCTGTACGCGATCGGTTCCGAACCGGCCGCCGCCCGGCTCTCCGGCATCCCGGTGGGTCGACGGGTGTTCGCCGTGTTCGTCGCCAACGGCGCGCTCGCCGGGCTCGCCGGCGTGCTGTACGCGGCCCGGTTCGGCACCCTCGACGCGGCCGCCGGCACCGGCCTGGAACTCCAGGTCGTCGCCGCCGCCGTGGTCGGCGGGGTGGCGATCTTCGGCGGCAGCGGCAGCGCCTACGGCGCGGCGCTCGGCGCCGTGCTGCTGACCACGATCGGCAGCTCGCTGGCCGTCCTGCGCATCGATCCGTTCTGGCAGCAGGCCGTGGTCGGCGCACTCATCCTCGCCGCCATCGGGCTGGACCGGCTCCTGGCCCTGCGGGTGGCGGCCCGGCTCCGAGGGAGAAGCGCGCATGGCGCATGACAGCCTGTACGCCGCACCGCCCACCGCCGAGGCTGAGCCCGGCGCGGGCCGCCTCGCCAGCCTGCGCGGGCTGCTCGGCTCCTGGGACGCGGTGATCGTCGCCGCCCTCGTGGTGGCCGTGCTGGTCGCCAGCCTGACCGTGGAGAACTTCGCCACCGGCCGCAACGCCCAGTTCCTGCTGCTCGACCTGATGCCGTTGGCGCTCATCGCGCTGCCGATGACCCTGATCGTGATCACCGGCGAGATCGACCTCTCGGTGGCCAGCATGGTCGGCCTGTGCAGCACCCTGATGGGGCAGCTCTGGCTCTCCAGTGGACTGTCCCTGGAGCTGATTTGTGTCCTCGTGGTGCTGCTGGGCGCCGTGCTCGGCGCGGTGAACGGCCTCTTCGTCACCGGCTTCGGCCTGCCGTCGCTGGCGGTGACCATCGGCACGCTCGCCCTCTACCGGGGGCTGTCCTTCGTCGTGCTCGGCGACCAGGCGGTCGCGGACTTCCCGGCCGACTGGACCGCCGCCGTGGTGCGCAACATCCCCGGCACGTCGATCCCGGTCGTGGTGGTGCCGCTGCTGGTGCTCGCCGTGATCTTCGGGGTCGTGCTGCACGCCACCGCGGCCGGTCGCGCGCTCTACGCCATGGGCAACAACGACCAGGCCGCCACCTTCACCGGCGTCTCGGTGGCCCGGACGAAGTTCTGGCTCTTCGTGGTCTCCGGTGCGGTGTGCGGGCTGGTCGGCATCCTCTGGACCCTGCGGTACGCCAGCGCCCGTGGCGACAACGCCACCGGCCTGGAGTTGACCGTGGTGACCGCCGTGCTGCTCGGCGGTGTCTCGATCTTCGGCGGTCGGGGCGCGCTGCTCGGTGTGCTGGCCGGCGTGCTGCTCCTCGGCGTCCTGCGCAACGCGCTGCAACTCGCCGACGTCGACGCCAACGCGCTGACGATCGTCACCGGCAGCCTGCTCATCGCATCCGTCGTGCTGCCCAACGCCGTCGCGGACATCCGCGCCCGGCTGCACCGTCGACGACAGCGGCACCCCGTCGCTTCGTGACGTCCCCCGCGTACCAACCACCCCCGGAAGGATGACGATGTCCGCGTACCGCAGAGGCCTCCGTGTCGGGGCCACCAGCCTCACCCTCGCCGCACTGCTGCTCAGCGCCGCTGCCTGTGGCGGCACAACCCGGGACAACTCCAACAACGATGCCGGCGCTGGTAACCAGGCGAGCGGCGCCGCCAATCCCGACGCCGCCATCAAGGAAGGGCTGAAGATCGCCTTCCTGCCGAAGGCGCTGAACAACCCCTACTTCACCGTCTCGGACAACGGCGGCAAGGACGCGGTCACCGAGATCAAGGGCGAGTTCAAGGAGGTCGGCCCCTCCGAGGCCAGCGCCTCGTCCCAGGTCAGCTACGTCAACACCCTGTCCCAGCAGGGCATGGACGTGATCGTCACCTCGGCCAACGACCCGAACGCGATCTGCGGGGCGCTCAACCAGGCCAAGGCGGCCGGCGCGAAGATCGTCACCTTCGACTCCGACACCAAGCCGGAGTGCCGCCAGATCTTCGTCAACCAGGTGACCGCCGAGGGCATCGCCGAGAACCAGGTCAAGCTCATCTCGCAGCAGATCGGCGGCGAAGGCGAGATCGCCATCCTCTCCGCCACCGCCAACGCGACCAACCAGAACGCCTGGATCGCGCTCATGAAGGACGAGCTGAAGAAGCCCGAGTACAGCAAGATCAAGCTGGTCACCGTGGCGTACGGCAACGATGACGACCAGAAGTCCTTCCAGGAGACCCAGGGTCTGCTGCAGTCGTACCCCAACCTCAAGGGCATCATCTCCCCGACCACGGTCGGCGTCGCGGCGGCCGGCCGCTACCTCAGCGGGTCGCAGTACAAGGGCAAGGTCAAGCTGACCGGGCTGGGCACCCCGAACCAGATGCGCCAGTACGTCAAGGACGGCACCGTCGACGCGTTCGCCCTGTGGAGCCCGGCCGACCTCGGTTACCTCGCGGCGTACGCCGGAGCGGCACTGGCCTCCGGCCAGATCACCGGCGCCGAGGGCGACAAGTTCAAGGCCGGCAAGCTCGGCGAGTTCACCGTCGGCAAGGACGGCGTGGTCATCCTCGGCCCGCCCACCGTCTTCGACAAGAGCAACATCGACCAGTTCCAGTTCTGACCGCCCTCCCGGTCGGTGCCGGCGCACGCCGCGCCGCACCGACCGGGGGAGCCGACGGGAGAACCATGCCCCGCGTCTGCTTCACCCTCCAGGTCGACCCGGACCGACTGGACGAATACCGCGCCCGCCACTCGCGGGTCTGGCCGGAGATGCTCACCGCCCTGGCCGAGAGCGGCTGGCACGACTACTCGCTCTTCCTCCGCGAGGACGGCCTGCTCGTGGGCTACCTGGTAACCGACGACTTCGCGGCGGCCCAGGCCGCCATGCAGGAAAGCGACGTCAACGCCCGCTGGCAGGCGGAGATGGCGCCGTACTTCGTCGACCTCGACAACGGCGCCCCCGACCGCGCCATGCGGCCGTTGGACGAGGTCTTCAACCTTGAGGCGCAGCTCGCCGCGCAGAGAGACGGGAGAAACACCTTGACATCCTCCCGGCCCTAAAGAGCCGGGATTCCCCACGGTCACCCGTGAGGGTTCCTGTTTCATCGCCGACTGCCCGCGAGGAGAACTCCTTTGAGGTCTTACGTCAGCTCCACAGGCGTTTTACCTCTCCGCCAGCCCGGCGGCGAGGATGTTCTTGGCTGCGTTGACGTCCCGGTCATGAACCGCTCCGCACCCGGGGCAGGTCCACGACCGGACGGCAAGCGGCATGGTGGTGTTGATTCGGCCACACGTCGAGCAGGTCTTGGACGACGGATACCACCGGTCGATGGTGACCACCTTGCGCCCGTACCAGGCGGCCTTGTACTCCAGCATCCCGCGCAGGTCCGACCAGGCCGCGTCGGAGATGGCGCGGGCCAGGCTGTGGTTGCGGAGCATGTTGCGCACGCTGAGGTCTTCGATCACGACCGTTTGGTTCTCGCGGACGAGTCGGGTGGTCAGCTTCTGCAGGTGGTCCCGTCGCCGGTCGGCGATCCGGGCGTGCACGCGGGCGACCTTGACCCGGGCCTTAGCCCGATTCTCGGAGCCTTTGGCCTTGCGGGCCAGGCTCCGTTGGGCCTTGGCCAGCTTCTTGCGGTCGGCCCGCTCGTGCTTGGGGTTGGCAACCTTCTCCCCGGTGGACAGGGTGACCAGGGTGGCGATCCCGGCGTCCACCCCGACGGACGACCCGACCGCCGGCAGGGGCTGCACGGTGGGGTCCTCGACGAGCAAGGACACGAACCACCGGCCGGCGGCGTCGCGGGACACCGTGACCGTGGACGGCTCCGCACCATCGGGCAGCGGTCGGGACCAAACGATGGAAAGAGGCGTGTCCATCTTGGCCAGGGTGAGCTGCCCGTCGCGCCACCGCAACGCCGACCGGGTGTACTCGGCCGACGCACGGGACCTGCGCTTGGACTTGAACCGCGGGTACCGGGATCGCTTGTCCCAGAATGCGGCGAAGGCGCCCTGGAGATGCCGCAAGCTCTGCTGGAGCGGGACCGAGGACACGTCGTTGAGGAACGCCAGATCCTCGGTGCGCTTCCACTCGGTCAGCATCGCGGAAGTCTGCACGTAGGTGGTCCGTTCGCGGTCCACCGCCCATGCCCGGGTCCGCGCCTCCAGCGCAAGGTTGTAGACCTTGCGCACGCACCCGAACGTTCGGTTCAGCTGATCGGCCTGTTCGCGGCTCGGATAGAAGCGGTACTTGAACGCACGCTTCACCAGCTCACCCACGCCTCACACTGTAGCAATGCATTCTGTAAGCCGAGACTTGAGAGGGGGGAGCGGCGTTTCCTCCCGGCCCTGAACGGCCGGGCTCCACGCCGCGAACCAGATGACGCAGCCTGACGCCCAGACCTTCGAGCGGGTCAAGCAAGCCCTGCGCGGCCAGCGCATCGAAACCCCGTCCTGGGCGTACGCCAACTCCGGAACCCGGTTCAAGGTGTTCCCGCAGGAGGGCGTTCCGCGCAATCCGTACGAGAAGATCGCCGACGCGGCGGTCGTGCACCAGCTCACCGGCGTCGCGCCGACGGTGGCCCTGCACATCCCGTGGGACCGCGTCGACGACTACGCCGACCTGGCCGCGTACGCGGGGGACTACGGAGTCAGCCTGGGCGCGATCAACGCCAACGTCTTCCAGGACAACGACTACAAGCTGGGCAGTGTCACCAACCCGGATCCGGGTGTGCGCCGCAAGGCGATCGACCACCTGCTCGAGTGCGTGGACATCATGGACCGCACCGGCTCCCGTGACCTGAAGCTCTGGTTCTCCGACGGCACCAACTACCCGGGCCAGGACGACATCCGGGCCCGGCAGGACCGGCTCGCGACGGCGCTGCGCGAGACCTACGACCGGCTCGGCGACAACCAACGGCTGCTGCTGGAGTACAAGCTGTTCGAGCCGGCCTTCTACGCCACCGACGTGCCGGACTGGGGCACCGCGTACGCGCACTGCCTGGAGCTGGGCCCGAAGGCGCAGGTGGTCATCGACACCGGGCACCACGCGCCGGGCACCAACATCGAGTTCATCGTGGCGATCCTGCTGCGCGCCGGGAAGCTCGGCGCCTTCGACTTCAACTCCCGCTTCTACGCCGACGACGACCTGATGGTCGGTTCCGCAGACCCGTTCCAGCTGTTCCGGATCATGCACGAGATCATCCGCGGTGACGCGCTGGCGCCGGAGGCCGGCATCGCCTTCATGCTCGACCAGTGCCACAACATCGAGCCGAAGATCCCGGCCATCATCCGCTCGGTGCTCAACGTGCAGGAGGCGACGGCCAAGGCGCTGCTCGTCGACCCGGACGCGCTCGCCGCCGCGCAGCGGGCCGGCGACGTGCTCGGCGCCAACGCCGCGCTGATGGACGCGTACAACACCGACGTCCGGCCGCTGCTCGCCGAGCTTCGGACGGACCTGGGTCTGGACCCGGACCCGATGGCCGCGTACGCCCGCTCCGGATACTTCGACAAGATCCGCGCCGAACGCGCCGACGGCCAGCAGGCCGGCTGGGGCGCCTGACCACACCGAAGAACGCAGACTGGGGACGTGAGAAAGATGCAATCCGAGGTTCAGGCGCTGATCGCGCGCAGCAACCGGCTCGGTGCCGACCCGACGACGACGAACTACGCCGGGGGCAACACCTCTGCCAAGGGCGAGGACACCGATCCGGTTACCGGCGGCCCCGTCGAGCTGCTCTGGGTCAAGGGCTCCGGCGGTGACCTCGGCACCCTCACCCGGGCCGGTCTGGCGGCGCTGCGGCTGGACCGGCTCCGGGCCCTCGTCGACGTCTATCCCGGCATCGAGCGGGAGGACGAGATGGTCGCCGCCTTCGACTATTGCCTGCACGGTCGGGGCGGGGCGGCGCCGTCCATCGACACCGCGATGCACGGACTGGTCGACGCGGCGCACGTCGATCACCTGCACCCCGACGCCGGCATCGCGATCGCCGCGGCCGCCGACGGGCCGGAGTTGACCAAGGAGGTCTTCGGCGACCGGGTGTTGTGGGTTCCGTGGCGGCGGCCCGGCTTCCAGCTCGGCCTGGACATCGCCGCGGTGGCGCGGGCCAACCCGCAGGCGATCGGTGTGATCCTCGGCGGGCATGGCATCACCGCGTGGGGTACGACCAGCGACGAGTGCGAGCGCAACTCGCTGGAGATCATCCGGTCCGCGCAGGCGTTCCTCGACCAGCGGGGAAAGGCCGAGCCGCTCGGCCCGGTCATCAGCGGCTACGAACCGCTGCCAGCCGACGAACGACGGCGGCGGGCGGCGGCGCTGTTCCCGGTGTTGCGTGGCCTCGCGTCCACCGATCGACCGCAGGTGGGTCACTTCACCGACAGTGACGTGGTGCTGGACTTCGTGGCGCGGGAGAGGCACCCCGCGCTCGCTGCCCTCGGCACCTCCTGCCCGGACCACTTCCTGCGCACCAAGGTCCGCCCGATGGTGCTCGACCTGCCACCCGCGGCGCCGCTCGACGACGTGATCGCCCGTCTCAAGGAGCTGCACGCCTCCTACCGCGACGACTACCGCGGCTACTACGAGCGGCACGCCACCCCGGACAGCCCTCCGATGCGCGGTGCCGACCCGGCCGTCGTCCTGGTGCCGGGTGTGGGCATGTTCAGCTTCGGTGCCAACAAGCAGACCGCCCGGGTCGCCGGGGAGTTCTACGTCAACGCCATCAACGTGATGCGTGGCGCGGAATCGGTGTCGAGGTACGCGCCGATCGACGAGGCCGAGAAGTTCCGGATCGAGTACTGGGCGCTGGAGGAGGCGAAGCTCCAGCGCATGCCGAAGCCGAAGGCCCTCGCCACGCGGATCGCGTTCGTCACCGGCGGTGGCTCCGGCATCGGCCGGGCGATCGCCCACCGGCTCGCCGCCGAGGGCGCCTGCGTCGTGGTCGCCGATCGGGACGCGGGGGCGGCCGCCGCCGTCGCCGCGGAGATCGGCAGCACCGACGTGGCGGTCGCCGTCGCCGCCGACGTCAGCGACGGTGACGCCGTGGCCGCCGCCCTGCGCGAGGCGGTGCTGGCCTTCGGCGGGGTGGACCTGGTCGTGAACAATGCCGGGCTGTCGCTGTCCAAGTCGCTGCTGGAGACGACCGAGGCCGACTGGGACGTCCAGCACGACGTGATGGCGAAGGGCTCCTTCCTCGTCTCGCGGGAGGCCGCGCGGGTGCTGCTGGCGCAGGGGATGGGCGGAGACCTCGTCTACATCTCCAGCAAGAACTCCCTGTTCGCGGGCCCGAACAACGTGGCCTACGGTGCGGCCAAGGCCGATCAGGCCCACCAGGTCCGGCTGCTCGCCGCCGAACTCGGCGGCCACGGCATCCGGGTCAACGGCGTCAACCCGGACGGGGTGGTCCGCGGCTCCGGTATCTTCGCCGGTGGTTGGGGTGCGCAGCGGGCGGCCGTCTACGGCGTGCCGGAGGAGAAGCTCGGTGAGTTCTACGCCCAGCGCACGCTGCTCAAGCGGGAGGTGCTGCCCGAGCACGTCGCCAACGCGGTCTTCGTGCTCACCGGCGGGGAGTTGTCGCACACGACGGGGATGCACATCCCGGTGGACGCCGGGGTCGCCGCGGCCTTCCTCCGCTGAGTACGGTTCAGCGGAGATGAGGACGATGTGGTGAGTGCGGCCGCGCACCTCGCCGCCGTGGACGTGGGTGCGTCCAGCGGCCGGGTGATGGTCGCGCGCGTCAGCCCCGGGAAGCTGGAGCTGACCGAGGCGCACCGGTTCCGCAACGAGCCGGTGCGGGTGGCGGGCACCCTGCACTGGGACATCCTGGCGCTCTACCGCGGCGTCCTCGACGGCCTGCACGCCGCCGGTCCGGTCGCCAGCATCGGCGTCGACACCTGGGCGGTGGACTACGGGCTGCTCGACGCCACCGGTGCGCTGCTCGGCAATCCGGTGCACTACCGCGACGGGCGTACCGACGGCGTCGGCGACCGGGTGGCGAAGCAGTTGGGGCAGGAACGGCTCTACACCACGACCGGGCTGCAGCACCTGCCGTTCAACACCCTCTACCAACTCGTCGCCGCCGCCAACACGCCGCAGCTGGACATGGCGCACCGGCTGCTGCTGGTCCCGGACCTCATCGCGTACTGGCTCACCGGCGAGGTCGGCGCCGAGGTCACCAACGCCTCCACCACCCAGCTGTACGACCTGCGTCGGCGCGCCTGGGCGACCGACCTGATGGCCGACGCGGGGATTCGCAGCGAGCTGTTCCCGCCGCTGCGGGAGCCGGGCACGCGGATCGGCCCGGCCCTGCCCGCACTGGGCCTGCCCGGAGGCCCCGCCGTGGTGGCGGTGGGATCACACGACACCGCGTCCGCCGTGGTGGGCGTACCGGCCGCCGGTGAACACTTCGCCTACATCTCCTGCGGCACCTGGTCGTTGGTCGGGGTCGAGCTCGACGCCCCGGTGCTGAGCGAGCCGAGCCGGCGGGCGAACTTCACCAACGAGTCCGGCGTCGACGGCACGTTCCGCTACCTGCGCAACGTGATGGGCCTGTGGCCACTGCAGGAGTCGCTGCGCACCTGGGGCACCACCGACCTGGCCGCCCTGCTCCGGCAGGCGGCCCGGGAGCCGGCCTTCCGCTCCGTCGTGGATCCGGACGACCCCGCGTTCCTGCCGCCCGGCGACATGCCCACGCGCATCGCCGATGCCTGCCGCCGTACCGGCGAGCCGGTGCCGGTGACCCGGGCGGCCACGGTCCGGTGCATCCTCGACAGCCTCGCGTTGGCGCACCGGCGCGCCGTCCGTCAGGCGCAACTGCTCGCCGGTCGCCACGTCGACGCCGTGCACGTCGTCGGCGGCGGGGCTCGCAACGAGCTCCTGTGCCAGCTCACCGCCGACGCCTGCGGCCTGCCGGTGCTCGCCGGGCCGGTCGAGGCCACCGCGCTGGGCAATGTCCTCGTGCAGGCCCGCGCTCTCGGCATCGTCGGCGGCGACCTGTCGGCGCTGCGGGCCGTGCTGCGCGAGACCCAGCAGATCGTGCGCTACGAGCCACGAGGCGCCGAGACGACGTGGCGGGCGGCAGCCCAGCGTCTCGGATGGGAGGACTGAGGATGCGAATAGCGCTGTTCGTCACCTGCCTGGCCGACACCATGTTCCCCGAGGCGGCCAAGGCGACGGTGCGGCTCCTGGAACGGCTCGGTCACGAGGTCGTCTTTCCGCAGGACCAGACCTGCTGCGGGCAGATGCACATCAACACCGGCTATCCGGACGACGCGCTGCGGCTGGTACGCCGGCACGTGCGGACCTTCGCCCCGTACGACGTGGTGGTCGCCCCCTCCGGCTCGTGCGTCGGTTCGGTGCGGCACCAGCACGCGGTGGTGGCCCGCAGGGCCGGCGACGAGCGGTTGGCCAGTCGAGCCGAGGAGGTCGCCAGCCGCACGTACGAGCTGTCGGAGCTGCTCGTCGACGTGCTCGGGGTGACCGACGTCGGCGCCTTCTATCCGCACCGGGTGACGTACCACCCGACCTGCCACTCGCTGCGGATGATCCGGGTGGGGGACAAGCCGCTGCGGCTGCTGCGTCAGGTCCGCGGCCTGGACCTGGTGGAGCTGCCGCAGGCCGAGGAGTGCTGCGGCTTCGGCGGCACGTTCGCCGTGAAGAACGCGGACACCTCGACGGCGATGCTGGCCGACAAGATGCGCCACGTGCTGGCCACCCGGGCCGACGTGTGCACCGCCGGGGACGCGTCCTGTTTGATGCACATCGGCGGTGGACTGTCCCGCCTCCGGGCTGGAGTGCGGACCGTGCACCTCGCGGAGATCCTGGCCAGCACCGAGCCCACCGGCAACCCGGTCGAGCAGGCGCAGCGGCAGACCGGCGGGGTGCGGGCGTGACCCGGACCTTCCTCGGTATGCCCGCCACCGCGCCGCGCGGCGTCGGACACCTGCGCGGCGAGGAGCCCTTCCCGGTCGCGGCCCGGCGGAGCCTCGCCGACGCCCAACTGCGCCGCAACCTCGGCCACGCCACCGCCACCATCCGCGCCAAGTCGGCAGCGGTCATCGACGAGGTCCCCGACTGGCAGGAGCTGCGGGAGGCCGGGCGGGCCATCAAGACCGACACGATGGCCCGGCTGCCCGAGCTGCTCCAACAGTTGGAGGTGGCGGTCACCGCGGCCGGCGGCACCGTGCACTGGGCCGCCGACGCCGTCGAGGCCAACCGGATCGTGACCGACCTGGTCAGGGCCACCGGCAGCGACCGGGTCATGAAGGTCAAGTCGATGGCCACCCAGGAGATCGGCCTCAACGAGGCACTGGAGGCGGCCGGCATCGAACCGGTGGAAACCGACCTCGCCGAGCTGATCGTCCAACTCGGGCGGGACAAGCCCAGCCACATCCTGGTACCCGCGATCCACCGCAACCGCGCGGAGATCCGTGAGATCTTCCTGCGCGAGATGCCCGGCGTCGACCCGGCGTTGACCGACGACCCGGCGATCCTGGCGGCCGCGGCCCGCCGTCACCTGCGTCGTACGTTCCTCAGCACCCGCGTCGCGGTCTCCGGGGCGAACTTCGCGGTAGCCGAGACCGGCACCCTCGCGGTGGTCGAGTCCGAGGGCAACGGCCGGATGTGCCTCACCCTGCCGGACACCCTGATCACCGTGATGGGCATCGAGAAGGTCATCCCGACCTGGGCCGACCTTGAGGTGTTCCTGCAACTGCTGCCCCGGGCCTCCACCGGCGAGCGGATGAACCCGTACACCTCCATGTGGACCGGC
The nucleotide sequence above comes from Micromonospora sp. NBC_00389. Encoded proteins:
- the rhaI gene encoding L-rhamnose isomerase, whose product is MTQPDAQTFERVKQALRGQRIETPSWAYANSGTRFKVFPQEGVPRNPYEKIADAAVVHQLTGVAPTVALHIPWDRVDDYADLAAYAGDYGVSLGAINANVFQDNDYKLGSVTNPDPGVRRKAIDHLLECVDIMDRTGSRDLKLWFSDGTNYPGQDDIRARQDRLATALRETYDRLGDNQRLLLEYKLFEPAFYATDVPDWGTAYAHCLELGPKAQVVIDTGHHAPGTNIEFIVAILLRAGKLGAFDFNSRFYADDDLMVGSADPFQLFRIMHEIIRGDALAPEAGIAFMLDQCHNIEPKIPAIIRSVLNVQEATAKALLVDPDALAAAQRAGDVLGANAALMDAYNTDVRPLLAELRTDLGLDPDPMAAYARSGYFDKIRAERADGQQAGWGA
- a CDS encoding bifunctional aldolase/short-chain dehydrogenase → MQSEVQALIARSNRLGADPTTTNYAGGNTSAKGEDTDPVTGGPVELLWVKGSGGDLGTLTRAGLAALRLDRLRALVDVYPGIEREDEMVAAFDYCLHGRGGAAPSIDTAMHGLVDAAHVDHLHPDAGIAIAAAADGPELTKEVFGDRVLWVPWRRPGFQLGLDIAAVARANPQAIGVILGGHGITAWGTTSDECERNSLEIIRSAQAFLDQRGKAEPLGPVISGYEPLPADERRRRAAALFPVLRGLASTDRPQVGHFTDSDVVLDFVARERHPALAALGTSCPDHFLRTKVRPMVLDLPPAAPLDDVIARLKELHASYRDDYRGYYERHATPDSPPMRGADPAVVLVPGVGMFSFGANKQTARVAGEFYVNAINVMRGAESVSRYAPIDEAEKFRIEYWALEEAKLQRMPKPKALATRIAFVTGGGSGIGRAIAHRLAAEGACVVVADRDAGAAAAVAAEIGSTDVAVAVAADVSDGDAVAAALREAVLAFGGVDLVVNNAGLSLSKSLLETTEADWDVQHDVMAKGSFLVSREAARVLLAQGMGGDLVYISSKNSLFAGPNNVAYGAAKADQAHQVRLLAAELGGHGIRVNGVNPDGVVRGSGIFAGGWGAQRAAVYGVPEEKLGEFYAQRTLLKREVLPEHVANAVFVLTGGELSHTTGMHIPVDAGVAAAFLR
- a CDS encoding rhamnulokinase — encoded protein: MSAAAHLAAVDVGASSGRVMVARVSPGKLELTEAHRFRNEPVRVAGTLHWDILALYRGVLDGLHAAGPVASIGVDTWAVDYGLLDATGALLGNPVHYRDGRTDGVGDRVAKQLGQERLYTTTGLQHLPFNTLYQLVAAANTPQLDMAHRLLLVPDLIAYWLTGEVGAEVTNASTTQLYDLRRRAWATDLMADAGIRSELFPPLREPGTRIGPALPALGLPGGPAVVAVGSHDTASAVVGVPAAGEHFAYISCGTWSLVGVELDAPVLSEPSRRANFTNESGVDGTFRYLRNVMGLWPLQESLRTWGTTDLAALLRQAAREPAFRSVVDPDDPAFLPPGDMPTRIADACRRTGEPVPVTRAATVRCILDSLALAHRRAVRQAQLLAGRHVDAVHVVGGGARNELLCQLTADACGLPVLAGPVEATALGNVLVQARALGIVGGDLSALRAVLRETQQIVRYEPRGAETTWRAAAQRLGWED
- a CDS encoding (Fe-S)-binding protein, which gives rise to MRIALFVTCLADTMFPEAAKATVRLLERLGHEVVFPQDQTCCGQMHINTGYPDDALRLVRRHVRTFAPYDVVVAPSGSCVGSVRHQHAVVARRAGDERLASRAEEVASRTYELSELLVDVLGVTDVGAFYPHRVTYHPTCHSLRMIRVGDKPLRLLRQVRGLDLVELPQAEECCGFGGTFAVKNADTSTAMLADKMRHVLATRADVCTAGDASCLMHIGGGLSRLRAGVRTVHLAEILASTEPTGNPVEQAQRQTGGVRA
- a CDS encoding LutB/LldF family L-lactate oxidation iron-sulfur protein, giving the protein MPATAPRGVGHLRGEEPFPVAARRSLADAQLRRNLGHATATIRAKSAAVIDEVPDWQELREAGRAIKTDTMARLPELLQQLEVAVTAAGGTVHWAADAVEANRIVTDLVRATGSDRVMKVKSMATQEIGLNEALEAAGIEPVETDLAELIVQLGRDKPSHILVPAIHRNRAEIREIFLREMPGVDPALTDDPAILAAAARRHLRRTFLSTRVAVSGANFAVAETGTLAVVESEGNGRMCLTLPDTLITVMGIEKVIPTWADLEVFLQLLPRASTGERMNPYTSMWTGVTPDDGPQDFHLVLLDNGRSAVLADEVGRQALHCIRCSACLNVCPVYERTGGHAYGSVYPGPIGAVLSPQLTGVEDNASLPYASSLCGACFDACPVKIDIPSILVHLRAQHVAAYRSEHRLPSAEAIIMAAAAYTMDHPAMYEAAQRASRAARLAGRRGRGLPPPLSGWTIGRDLPQPPPQTFREWWARR